In Stomoxys calcitrans chromosome 2, idStoCalc2.1, whole genome shotgun sequence, the following proteins share a genomic window:
- the LOC106088065 gene encoding arginine/serine-rich protein PNISR isoform X1 has translation MSGYQFINQAAVANAMASGHNIDWAQLAQQWIQMRDSAKSETSSAKYDEKGEADMDIEEQVEKDNNDRSLKAMPHSSDDSNINWSSRPETGGAEGSFILQRSTNQWNKWGSNHSKTHYDSSLPKRPTNPTSHIPSLLKINVPHPNEIRSLPDGPSDPQNSSNTMDASKRKVLPAWIREGLEKMEREKQKQQEKKSFRISDDESAKFPLFEEANSDRLNLNNDIDSSPETEETEAVEKCPRQGLPNEDVSSEDLEVIVEQSRETYEQRLSNLMVVVRQTLTELLLEVTNEEIAKIANETVKNYKLKASSAQVIQQSALSSITGKLGLAVYGDSSSSEEDDNETNIQSKTFPSESDSEEDIKVSLRLKKRSFLKIANEIEDKVAAAAAREGEKLKNMSCAVENDSATNKSKTCESATGMEKTNMVTSESVSAHSSSGGREKMFGKINERDSGETTDTKLQILNAGKRHKDRGTLKERTTRFSDNRDANYITMTATATSIVEQSKGNIFTSGISQTVTSQSQAVCTKNNVLPSYNYPAIAANFKALDDTLPTLRQKKSSDPEKDPEHEGRRKYEKRKRHGDDSSSSSSFSSSTSSSSETSSTGSSSSESSDVSKYDRRRSGTKKHSSHSRSSRDNYDKYDKSSYSRNRYKHDSDSDDTYRSRRKRSSRSRYSSHSRSRSRSHRDNSRSHSRSSYSYSGKRRH, from the exons ATGAGTGGCTACCAATTTATAAACCAGGCTGCCGTAGCGAATGCTATGGCATCTGGCCATAACATTGATTGGGCACAACTGGCTCAGCAATGGATACAAATGAGGGACAGTGCTAAAAGTGAAACATccagtgctaagtatgacgaaAAGGGTGAAGCCGACATGGACATCGAGGAGCAAGTAGAGAAGGACAACAACGATAGAAGTCTTAAGGCAATGCCACACTCGAGCGATGACTCAAACATAAATTGGTCAAGTAGGCCTGAAACAG GTGGTGCAGAAGGGAGCTTTATTCTCCAAAGATCAACTAATCAGTGGAATAAATGGGGTAGCAACCACAGCAAAACACATTACGATTCTAGCTTACCGAAACGTCCTACCAACCCAACATCGCACATTCCATCCTTACTGAAGATAAATGTTCCCCACCCCAacgaaattcgttctctaccgGATGGACCAAGTGACCCACAAAATTCGTCAAACACAATGGATGCTTCCAAACGAAAAGTTTTACCAGCGTGGATTAG ggaAGGACTAGAAAAAATGGAAAGAGAAAAGCAAAAGCAACAGGAAAAGAAATCATTTCGCATTTCTGACGATGAAAGCGCCAAGTTCCCTTTATTTGAAGAGGCAAACTCAGACCGATTAAATTTAAACAATGATATCGACTCCAGCCCAGAGACCGAAGAAACGGAGGCTGTTGAAAAGTGTCCAAGACAAGGTCTTCCAAATGAAGACGTTTCAAGTGAAGATCTAGAAGTTATTGTTGAGCAATCCCGTGAAACTTATGAGCAAAGGCTTTCAAATTTA ATGGTCGTTGTTCGTCAAACACTGACTGAGCTACTGTTGGAAGTTACAAATGAAGAAATAGCTAAGATAGCAAACGAAACCGTAAAAAACTACAAACTGAAAG CGTCTTCGGCACAAGTTATCCAACAAAGCGCTTTATCTTCCATAACTGGCAAACTCG GATTAGCAGTTTATGGTGATAGTTCCAGTAGCGAAGAGGATGACAATGAAACCAACATCCAGAGTAAAACTTTCCCTTCGGAGAGCGATTCGGAAGAAGACATAAAG GTATCGTTGCGTTTGAAGAAAAGgtcgtttttaaaaattgctaACGAAATCGAAGATAAAGTAGCAGCAGCTGCTGCGAGAGAAGGGGAGAAACTTAAAAATATGTCGTGCGCCGTCGAAAATGACAGTGCtacaaataaaagcaaaacctGCGAGAGCGCCACTGGTATGGAAAAGACCAACATGGTAACAAGTGAATCAGTTTCAGCACATTCGTCTAGTGGAGGCAGAGAAAAAATGTTTGgtaaaataaatgaaagagaTTCTGGTGAGACAACTGATACAAAGTTACAAATATTAAACG CAGGTAAACGGCACAAAGATCGCGGTACTCTCAAAGAACGTACGACACGTTTTAGCGATAATAGAGATGCCAATTATATAACAATGACAGCCACAGCCACAAGTATTGTCGAACAAAGCAAGGGAAACATTTTTACAAGTGGCATTTCCCAGACTGTTACAAGCCAGAGCCAAGCTGTGTGCACCAAAAATAATGTACTTCCATCATACAATTACCCGGCCATTGCTGCTAATTTTAAAGCTCTTGATGACACCCTTCCAACattaaggcaaaaaaaatcaTCAGATCCTGAGAAGGACCCCGAGCATGAGGGGCGGCGCAAAtacgaaaaaagaaaaagacatgGTGACGACTCGTCATCTAGCTCTTCTTTTTCAAGTTCAACTTCCTCGTCCTCGGAAACGTCATCGACAGGTTCGTCATCTTCTGAATCATCGGATGTCTCAAAATATGATCGAAGGCGCTCCGGTACAAAAAAACACTCATCGCATAGCCGTAGCAGTCGAGACAATTATGATAAATATGACAAATCATCTTACAGTCGAAATCGATATAAGCACGACAGTGACTCTGACGACACGTATAGAAGCAGAAGAAAACGAAGTTCCCGATCACGTTACTCTTCCCATTCTCGCAGTCGTTCCAGAAGTCACCGCGATAATTCTCGGTCCCATTCTAGGTCTTCTTATTCATATTCTGGTAAACGCAGACACTAA
- the LOC106088065 gene encoding arginine/serine-rich protein PNISR isoform X2: MSGYQFINQAAVANAMASGHNIDWAQLAQQWIQMRDSAKSETSSAKYDEKGEADMDIEEQVEKDNNDRSLKAMPHSSDDSNINWSSRPETGGAEGSFILQRSTNQWNKWGSNHSKTHYDSSLPKRPTNPTSHIPSLLKINVPHPNEIRSLPDGPSDPQNSSNTMDASKRKVLPAWIREGLEKMEREKQKQQEKKSFRISDDESAKFPLFEEANSDRLNLNNDIDSSPETEETEAVEKCPRQGLPNEDVSSEDLEVIVEQSRETYEQRLSNLMVVVRQTLTELLLEVTNEEIAKIANETVKNYKLKASSAQVIQQSALSSITGKLGLAVYGDSSSSEEDDNETNIQSKTFPSESDSEEDIKVSLRLKKRSFLKIANEIEDKVAAAAAREGEKLKNMSCAVENDSATNKSKTCESATGMEKTNMVTSESVSAHSSSGGREKMFGKINERDSGETTDTKLQILNGKRHKDRGTLKERTTRFSDNRDANYITMTATATSIVEQSKGNIFTSGISQTVTSQSQAVCTKNNVLPSYNYPAIAANFKALDDTLPTLRQKKSSDPEKDPEHEGRRKYEKRKRHGDDSSSSSSFSSSTSSSSETSSTGSSSSESSDVSKYDRRRSGTKKHSSHSRSSRDNYDKYDKSSYSRNRYKHDSDSDDTYRSRRKRSSRSRYSSHSRSRSRSHRDNSRSHSRSSYSYSGKRRH; the protein is encoded by the exons ATGAGTGGCTACCAATTTATAAACCAGGCTGCCGTAGCGAATGCTATGGCATCTGGCCATAACATTGATTGGGCACAACTGGCTCAGCAATGGATACAAATGAGGGACAGTGCTAAAAGTGAAACATccagtgctaagtatgacgaaAAGGGTGAAGCCGACATGGACATCGAGGAGCAAGTAGAGAAGGACAACAACGATAGAAGTCTTAAGGCAATGCCACACTCGAGCGATGACTCAAACATAAATTGGTCAAGTAGGCCTGAAACAG GTGGTGCAGAAGGGAGCTTTATTCTCCAAAGATCAACTAATCAGTGGAATAAATGGGGTAGCAACCACAGCAAAACACATTACGATTCTAGCTTACCGAAACGTCCTACCAACCCAACATCGCACATTCCATCCTTACTGAAGATAAATGTTCCCCACCCCAacgaaattcgttctctaccgGATGGACCAAGTGACCCACAAAATTCGTCAAACACAATGGATGCTTCCAAACGAAAAGTTTTACCAGCGTGGATTAG ggaAGGACTAGAAAAAATGGAAAGAGAAAAGCAAAAGCAACAGGAAAAGAAATCATTTCGCATTTCTGACGATGAAAGCGCCAAGTTCCCTTTATTTGAAGAGGCAAACTCAGACCGATTAAATTTAAACAATGATATCGACTCCAGCCCAGAGACCGAAGAAACGGAGGCTGTTGAAAAGTGTCCAAGACAAGGTCTTCCAAATGAAGACGTTTCAAGTGAAGATCTAGAAGTTATTGTTGAGCAATCCCGTGAAACTTATGAGCAAAGGCTTTCAAATTTA ATGGTCGTTGTTCGTCAAACACTGACTGAGCTACTGTTGGAAGTTACAAATGAAGAAATAGCTAAGATAGCAAACGAAACCGTAAAAAACTACAAACTGAAAG CGTCTTCGGCACAAGTTATCCAACAAAGCGCTTTATCTTCCATAACTGGCAAACTCG GATTAGCAGTTTATGGTGATAGTTCCAGTAGCGAAGAGGATGACAATGAAACCAACATCCAGAGTAAAACTTTCCCTTCGGAGAGCGATTCGGAAGAAGACATAAAG GTATCGTTGCGTTTGAAGAAAAGgtcgtttttaaaaattgctaACGAAATCGAAGATAAAGTAGCAGCAGCTGCTGCGAGAGAAGGGGAGAAACTTAAAAATATGTCGTGCGCCGTCGAAAATGACAGTGCtacaaataaaagcaaaacctGCGAGAGCGCCACTGGTATGGAAAAGACCAACATGGTAACAAGTGAATCAGTTTCAGCACATTCGTCTAGTGGAGGCAGAGAAAAAATGTTTGgtaaaataaatgaaagagaTTCTGGTGAGACAACTGATACAAAGTTACAAATATTAAACG GTAAACGGCACAAAGATCGCGGTACTCTCAAAGAACGTACGACACGTTTTAGCGATAATAGAGATGCCAATTATATAACAATGACAGCCACAGCCACAAGTATTGTCGAACAAAGCAAGGGAAACATTTTTACAAGTGGCATTTCCCAGACTGTTACAAGCCAGAGCCAAGCTGTGTGCACCAAAAATAATGTACTTCCATCATACAATTACCCGGCCATTGCTGCTAATTTTAAAGCTCTTGATGACACCCTTCCAACattaaggcaaaaaaaatcaTCAGATCCTGAGAAGGACCCCGAGCATGAGGGGCGGCGCAAAtacgaaaaaagaaaaagacatgGTGACGACTCGTCATCTAGCTCTTCTTTTTCAAGTTCAACTTCCTCGTCCTCGGAAACGTCATCGACAGGTTCGTCATCTTCTGAATCATCGGATGTCTCAAAATATGATCGAAGGCGCTCCGGTACAAAAAAACACTCATCGCATAGCCGTAGCAGTCGAGACAATTATGATAAATATGACAAATCATCTTACAGTCGAAATCGATATAAGCACGACAGTGACTCTGACGACACGTATAGAAGCAGAAGAAAACGAAGTTCCCGATCACGTTACTCTTCCCATTCTCGCAGTCGTTCCAGAAGTCACCGCGATAATTCTCGGTCCCATTCTAGGTCTTCTTATTCATATTCTGGTAAACGCAGACACTAA
- the LOC106088129 gene encoding neugrin isoform X1, protein MIVFRRTFITSINLQKRSGYGRKSLPGLQRQISVHDEVDVVDEIERNPEGFGDLESDLLNVHKTHKRFEQELEDHKDRIRKFVVKSKYFRDAKLPNFLTYAEKQQIKHLHESDSEQWTVEALSESFPANCEIIKKIIKSRWKPFSIKSHDASVFRNWELFKKGSIKVPADLEVHLKKFCHRNVQHSPNVASFEKHVNAPSSTEFSSIVKISSQSKRSDGPKVLPLCSGNDEDTVLLGKVLDKKYMRFTDLKKNRSETEGTDVIGMNGVEQTSSSSLPNPTVTADNFSLRLSESFLNEIEISNEDRKRFEVSRVKDRIHIPRKIFRKGSIYRVDDSYYDDDGEFLYRVPGMTKI, encoded by the exons ATGATTGTGTTTCGTAGAACTTTCATAACTTCAATTAACCTTCAGAAAAGAAGTGGTTATGGCCGAAAATCTCTTCCTGGGTTACAGCGCCAGATATCTGTACATGACGAAGTGGATGTGGTTGATGAAATTGAACGAAATCCCGAAGGATTTGGTGATTTAGAATCGGACTTGCTTAATGTTCATAAAACGCACAAGCGCTTTGAGCAAGAACTTGAGGATCACAAAGACAGAATAAGGAAATTCGTTGTGAAATCGAAATATTTTCGGGAcgcaaaattaccaaattttttaacatacGCGGAAAAGCAGCAAATAAAACACCTGcacgaaagtgattctgaacaATGGACAGTAGAGGCATTGTCGGAAAGTTTTCCCGCAAATtgtgaaataataaaaaaaattataaaatccaGGTGGAAACCGTTCTCAATAAAGTCTCACGATGCTTCTGTTTTTAGAAATTGGGAACTTTTTAAAAAGGGCAGTATAAAAGTTCCAGCAGATTTGGAGgttcatttaaaaaagttttgccATAGAAATGTACAACATTCACCCAACGTAGCTAGTTTTGAAAAGCATGTTAATGCACCATCATCCACAGAATTCTCTTCCATTGTTAAAATAAGTTCGCAAAGTAAAAGGAGTGATGGGCCAAAGGTCTTACCACTGTGTAGTGGAAATGATGAAGACACGGTATTACTTGGCAAAGTActagataaaaaatatatgcgtTTCACAGATTTGAAGAAAAATAGATCAGAAACAGAAGGTACTGATGTTATTGGAATGAATGGCGTTGAACAGACAAGTAGTAGCAGCTTACCAAATCCAACTGTTACAGCTGACAATTTTTCTCTCCGATTGTCGGAatcatttttaaatgaaattgaaatcagCAACGAAGACCGGAAACGGTTTGAGGTTTCACGAGTGAAGGA CCGTATTCATATTCCACGGAAAATATTTAGGAAAGGGTCTATTTATCGTGTTGATGACTCGtattatgatgatgatggagAGTTTCTTTATCGTGTACCTGGTATGACCAAAATTTAA
- the LOC106088129 gene encoding uncharacterized protein LOC106088129 isoform X2, with protein sequence MIVFRRTFITSINLQKRSGYGRKSLPGLQRQISVHDEVDVVDEIERNPEGFGDLESDLLNVHKTHKRFEQELEDHKDRIRKFVVKSKYFRDAKLPNFLTYAEKQQIKHLHESDSEQWTVEALSESFPANCEIIKKIIKSRWKPFSIKSHDASVFRNWELFKKGSIKVPADLEVHLKKFCHRNVQHSPNVASFEKHVNAPSSTEFSSIVKISSQSKRSDGPKVLPLCSGNDEDTVLLGKVLDKKYMRFTDLKKNRSETEGTDVIGMNGVEQTSSSSLPNPTVTADNFSLRLSESFLNEIEISNEDRKRFEVSRVKDQPFQPYSYSTENI encoded by the exons ATGATTGTGTTTCGTAGAACTTTCATAACTTCAATTAACCTTCAGAAAAGAAGTGGTTATGGCCGAAAATCTCTTCCTGGGTTACAGCGCCAGATATCTGTACATGACGAAGTGGATGTGGTTGATGAAATTGAACGAAATCCCGAAGGATTTGGTGATTTAGAATCGGACTTGCTTAATGTTCATAAAACGCACAAGCGCTTTGAGCAAGAACTTGAGGATCACAAAGACAGAATAAGGAAATTCGTTGTGAAATCGAAATATTTTCGGGAcgcaaaattaccaaattttttaacatacGCGGAAAAGCAGCAAATAAAACACCTGcacgaaagtgattctgaacaATGGACAGTAGAGGCATTGTCGGAAAGTTTTCCCGCAAATtgtgaaataataaaaaaaattataaaatccaGGTGGAAACCGTTCTCAATAAAGTCTCACGATGCTTCTGTTTTTAGAAATTGGGAACTTTTTAAAAAGGGCAGTATAAAAGTTCCAGCAGATTTGGAGgttcatttaaaaaagttttgccATAGAAATGTACAACATTCACCCAACGTAGCTAGTTTTGAAAAGCATGTTAATGCACCATCATCCACAGAATTCTCTTCCATTGTTAAAATAAGTTCGCAAAGTAAAAGGAGTGATGGGCCAAAGGTCTTACCACTGTGTAGTGGAAATGATGAAGACACGGTATTACTTGGCAAAGTActagataaaaaatatatgcgtTTCACAGATTTGAAGAAAAATAGATCAGAAACAGAAGGTACTGATGTTATTGGAATGAATGGCGTTGAACAGACAAGTAGTAGCAGCTTACCAAATCCAACTGTTACAGCTGACAATTTTTCTCTCCGATTGTCGGAatcatttttaaatgaaattgaaatcagCAACGAAGACCGGAAACGGTTTGAGGTTTCACGAGTGAAGGA TCAACCATTTCAGCCGTATTCATATTCCACGGAAAATATTTAG
- the LOC106087736 gene encoding uncharacterized protein LOC106087736: MRTTKYKNIFREYNIPIDKPRNRKKKQVANKKYAKTNYTHEEDTIEHFSEDENISNTYPFIQLRRSFEIPLKLVRVERQNNSIGCSVKRNTTAQKGNRPTVEDSDDDPMPLPIVIKEILPQLNEEIQLPISQSTPSNISRGNTRTLLRSNVSSDESSMTSKYSSRKTWVKKKSTTFGLTNSFKKRKIPSVVDSDDDFMPLPIIIKEEILSQQNEELQIPISPSITSSDHSLPLLRAKVSSDESSVTSEDYSKKSLVKKNTSSSKISNSCKQCRKKVIARYRPLDITIVDKITTPASTSEMSRGRKGQTTKLGGDFNSLTQTNMNFSWSSPDAQPFQNTNANKSFLCSSPKPSQIIATPSRTPSPRKKPSELDLMIELIEQQNSVAKRILRKSPRKLSKRCLQGGHVEQYQRLLDKAKTDSKFLKHDKKFGLKRGVTLMVLGVIHEHGIQIAKVQLDDCGINNNIFAIVIPSHMANIVKTSSKIEAFFDESTRPYTIEFNGESLDVFIEPYKLLLL; this comes from the coding sequence ATGAGAACTACGaagtataaaaacatatttcgAGAGTACAATATACCAATCGATAAGCCTAGAAATCGAAAGAAGAAACAAGTAGCGAATAAAAAGTATGCCAAAACTAATTATACACATGAGGAGGACACAATAGAACATTTCAGCGAGGatgaaaatatttcaaacacTTATCCATTTATTCAATTGAGAAGGTCATTTGAGATACCTTTAAAACTTGTTCGCGTTGAAAGACAAAATAACTCCATAGGATGTTCTGTGAAGAGGAATACAACAGCACAAAAAGGAAACAGACCTACGGTGGAAGATAGTGATGATGACCCAATGCCTTTGCCAATAGTAATAAAGGAGATTTTGCCTCAACTAAATGAGGAAATTCAGTTACCCATCTCACAATCAACCCCATCTAATATATCTAGAGGCAATACCAGAACCCTTCTGAGATCTAACGTATCTTCGGACGAATCTTCAATGACGTCGAAATATAGCAGCAGAAAAACATGGGTGAAGAAAAAGAGCACTACTTTTGGCTTAACAAACTCCttcaaaaagagaaaaataccCTCAGTGGTTGATAGTGATGATGACTTCATGCCATTGCCAATCATAATAAAGGAGGAAATATTATCACAACAAAATGAGGAACTGCAAATACCTATCTCCCCATCCATTACTTCAAGTGACCATAGTTTACCACTCCTGAGAGCCAAAGTATCTTCTGATGAATCTTCGGTGACATCAGAAGATTATAGTAAAAAATCGTTGGTGAAGAAAAATACCAGCTCTTCTAAAATTTCAAACTCGTGCAAACAATGCAGAAAGAAAGTCATTGCTCGGTATAGACCTCTGGATATAACTATTGTTGATAAAATAACAACACCAGCGAGCACAAGTGAAATGAGTCGTGGGCGTAAAGGCCAAACAACAAAACTAGGAGGAGATTTTAATTCACTCACCCAAACAAATATGAACTTTTCTTGGAGTTCACCAGACGCACAGCCTTTTCAAAATACAAATGCGAATAAGTCTTTTCTATGCAGTTCGCCAAAACCTTCACAAATTATAGCAACACCTTCCAGAACACCGTCTCCACGAAAAAAGCCATCGGAATTAGATTTAATGATAGAGCTAATAGAGCAACAGAACTCCGTAGCTAAAAGAATTCTAAGAAAGTCTCCGAGGAAGTTATCTAAACGATGTTTGCAAGGTGGACATGTAGAGCAGTACCAACGTTTGCTCGATAAAGCAAAAActgattcaaaatttttgaagcaTGACAAAAAGTTTGGTCTGAAGAGGGGTGTTACATTAATGGTACTTGGTGTGATACATGAACATGGTATTCAGATTGCAAAAGTACAGCTGGACGATTGCGGAATAAACAACAACATATTCGCTATTGTTATACCTAGTCATATGGCAAATATAGTTAAAACGAGttccaaaattgaggctttttttGATGAATCTACTAGACCTTATACCATAGAATTCAATGGAGAAAGTCTAGACGTATTTATAGAACCATACAAGCTGTTGCTGCTCTAA